A section of the Pedobacter sp. HDW13 genome encodes:
- the hepC gene encoding heparin-sulfate lyase HepC: protein MKHLFKTQESYGYFDFGQDINWQLWPVKDNEVRWQLHRVKWWMPMAITYRYTHNEQYAKEWMFQFEDWMKKNPQGLSADNDKYAWRPLEVSDRIQSLIPTLSFFINSPNFTPAFLLTFLKSYGQQADYLPKNYAAEGNHRLFEAQRTLFAGASLPEFKNAPAWRKSGIDVLNAEIKKQVLADGVQYELSPVYHAAAIDIFIKAYQGAQKAGVAGEFPASYKQTIEKMAMAFINITFPNYNQPMFGDSWIREKKLRLKQFQSWAAMIPENPFIQYFASDGQAGKKPNWLSNALSNAGFYTFRNGWDSTSTILMLKASPPAEFHAQPDNGTFELWVNGRNFTPDAGCFVYSGDAEIMKQRNWYRQTRVHSTLTLDNQNMLITNAVQNKWQSSKNLDILTFTNPSYKNLDHRRTVMFIDQKYFLVLDEALGTATGNLGVHFQLKEDSKPVFDEANNKVFTTYTDGNNLLIQSLNTDKITLHEEEGKVSYEYGKEIKRPAFVFEKPKSDDKTQQFISIVYPYNGSKAPEIKVKENAGNDYINGNINISVSINGKTSVLKAKLNGGNTTP from the coding sequence CTGAAACATCTTTTTAAAACGCAGGAAAGTTATGGCTATTTCGATTTTGGGCAGGATATTAACTGGCAGCTTTGGCCAGTAAAAGATAACGAAGTGCGTTGGCAGCTACACCGTGTTAAATGGTGGATGCCCATGGCGATAACTTATCGTTATACCCACAATGAGCAATATGCCAAAGAATGGATGTTCCAGTTTGAAGACTGGATGAAAAAAAATCCCCAGGGCTTATCGGCCGATAATGATAAGTATGCCTGGCGTCCGCTTGAAGTATCAGACCGCATTCAAAGTTTAATACCTACACTGAGTTTTTTCATCAACTCGCCCAATTTTACTCCGGCATTTTTATTAACCTTTTTAAAAAGCTACGGTCAGCAGGCCGATTACCTGCCTAAAAATTATGCTGCAGAGGGTAATCACCGCTTATTTGAAGCCCAACGTACCTTATTTGCAGGTGCATCGTTACCCGAATTTAAAAATGCACCAGCCTGGCGTAAAAGCGGCATCGATGTGTTAAATGCAGAGATTAAAAAGCAGGTACTGGCCGATGGTGTACAGTATGAACTATCGCCGGTTTACCATGCCGCAGCGATTGATATTTTTATTAAAGCTTATCAGGGCGCGCAAAAAGCAGGCGTAGCGGGCGAGTTTCCGGCCAGCTACAAACAAACCATCGAAAAAATGGCCATGGCTTTTATCAACATCACCTTCCCTAACTATAACCAGCCCATGTTTGGCGACTCGTGGATTAGGGAGAAAAAGCTTCGTTTAAAGCAGTTTCAATCGTGGGCAGCCATGATTCCCGAAAATCCCTTTATTCAATATTTTGCCAGCGATGGCCAGGCAGGTAAAAAACCAAACTGGTTATCGAACGCATTAAGCAACGCTGGTTTTTATACTTTCCGCAACGGTTGGGATAGTACCTCTACTATTTTAATGCTCAAAGCAAGTCCTCCGGCCGAATTTCATGCGCAGCCAGATAACGGCACTTTTGAGCTTTGGGTAAATGGCCGCAATTTTACCCCTGATGCGGGCTGCTTTGTTTACAGTGGCGATGCCGAAATTATGAAACAACGCAACTGGTACCGCCAAACCCGCGTACACAGCACGCTAACTTTGGATAACCAGAATATGCTGATTACGAATGCCGTACAAAACAAATGGCAAAGCAGTAAAAACCTGGATATTTTAACCTTTACCAATCCGAGTTACAAAAATTTAGACCACCGCAGAACGGTAATGTTCATCGATCAAAAATATTTTTTAGTGCTTGATGAGGCCCTGGGCACCGCTACTGGTAACCTGGGTGTGCATTTCCAACTCAAAGAAGATAGCAAACCGGTATTTGATGAAGCAAACAACAAGGTTTTTACCACTTATACCGACGGCAATAACCTGTTAATCCAATCGCTTAATACTGATAAAATTACTTTACACGAGGAGGAGGGAAAAGTTTCTTACGAATATGGTAAAGAAATTAAACGTCCGGCATTTGTATTCGAAAAACCAAAAAGCGACGATAAAACACAGCAATTTATAAGCATAGTTTATCCGTACAATGGCAGCAAAGCACCAGAAATAAAGGTTAAAGAAAATGCCGGTAACGATTATATAAATGGCAACATCAATATCTCAGTTAGCATTAACGGCAAAACAAGTGTACTAAAAGCAAAACTGAACGGTGGCAACACCACTCCATAG
- a CDS encoding heparinase II/III family protein produces MIRFKAKIFFCAFLLSGTLAKAQSNISKESFDLINLGYPGLEQVKKAVEAGQYEEAGKVLLRYYRNKLGAKPDLSNLETPIDTGKLALKLKKLLIMP; encoded by the coding sequence ATGATACGTTTTAAAGCAAAAATTTTCTTTTGTGCCTTTCTCCTCTCCGGTACGCTTGCAAAGGCCCAAAGTAACATTAGCAAAGAAAGCTTTGACCTGATTAACCTGGGCTATCCGGGCCTGGAGCAGGTAAAAAAAGCGGTAGAAGCCGGCCAATATGAGGAAGCTGGCAAAGTGCTTTTGCGTTACTACAGAAATAAACTGGGTGCTAAACCCGATTTAAGTAATCTGGAAACACCAATAGATACGGGTAAGTTAGCCCTAAAACTAAAGAAACTGCTGATAATGCCCTGA
- a CDS encoding heparin lyase I family protein — protein MRKKTVYFKKYMAIAVLFLAGACSKIQSEKSTTTFKPISRMSGSAPASYGYGDTILNINYESGTLNSGITGLTATNATAADAAYIVSSGATGNYAIAHKVTYGDSTYYSDGNWRSEAASNGVPVSCYLPGEERRYEFSVLLKDWTAWNTGDPTNETNIFQLKMSGGEAVPLQIRTQRNAMRVVYGNMDNTKTMVDILSDIRPSVNQWIQFRVDVKWATTATGSMKIYMKLPGQTDFTLANERNNAVTFTGDVGSGNVGYVKWGVYVVPPNLTRIVYHDDLRIINLNYPPTSNGLIWGNSVPDANPAYLDGPYTKAGTVSLPASYNNTSNIYQHPYIKYQDPQNIVYVNSTSPAPNPADNVVGTPWSDFSRSTLAASGMSGSTPGPSGRYLLGGWANASSASTPTVLDLTEYYEFRLEPKSGYYFNFSDIKFTVLRGSTTHPNQFVLRSSVDNYASNISAPVSISGTTTPTLISFNAAALTNINTAVTFRLYAYGATATSGNLLVGLNDFQVNGQVLQLP, from the coding sequence ATGAGAAAAAAAACAGTCTATTTTAAAAAGTATATGGCTATTGCCGTATTATTTTTAGCGGGTGCGTGCAGTAAAATCCAAAGCGAAAAAAGCACGACAACGTTTAAACCAATTTCCAGAATGAGTGGAAGCGCTCCCGCAAGCTATGGCTACGGCGATACCATTTTAAACATCAATTACGAAAGCGGCACACTTAACTCGGGCATTACCGGCCTAACAGCTACCAATGCCACAGCGGCCGATGCGGCATACATTGTATCATCAGGCGCTACCGGAAATTATGCCATTGCACACAAAGTAACCTATGGCGATTCTACCTATTACTCTGATGGCAACTGGCGCAGCGAAGCAGCAAGCAATGGTGTACCTGTAAGCTGCTATTTGCCTGGCGAGGAACGCCGGTATGAGTTTAGTGTACTATTAAAAGACTGGACAGCCTGGAATACTGGCGACCCCACTAATGAAACCAATATTTTTCAGCTAAAAATGTCGGGAGGCGAAGCCGTTCCACTCCAAATCCGCACGCAACGGAATGCAATGCGCGTGGTTTATGGCAATATGGATAATACCAAAACTATGGTAGACATCCTTAGCGATATACGCCCATCGGTAAACCAGTGGATACAGTTCAGGGTAGATGTAAAATGGGCCACTACTGCAACCGGATCTATGAAAATTTACATGAAATTGCCCGGGCAAACAGATTTTACCTTAGCCAATGAAAGGAACAATGCCGTTACTTTTACCGGCGATGTAGGCAGCGGAAACGTTGGTTATGTTAAATGGGGTGTTTACGTAGTGCCACCTAACCTTACACGTATTGTATACCACGATGATTTACGGATTATTAACCTGAACTACCCGCCTACCAGTAATGGCCTGATTTGGGGAAACAGTGTTCCGGATGCTAACCCGGCTTATTTGGATGGCCCCTATACCAAAGCGGGTACCGTAAGCCTGCCTGCCAGTTATAACAACACCAGCAACATTTACCAGCATCCTTATATTAAGTATCAGGACCCGCAAAACATTGTATATGTTAACAGCACAAGTCCGGCGCCAAACCCTGCCGATAATGTGGTGGGTACGCCCTGGTCTGATTTTTCGCGGTCTACGCTCGCTGCATCGGGCATGTCGGGCAGTACCCCTGGCCCAAGCGGACGTTATTTGTTGGGTGGCTGGGCAAATGCATCATCGGCCAGTACACCAACCGTGCTCGATCTTACCGAATATTACGAATTCCGTTTAGAGCCAAAAAGTGGTTATTATTTTAATTTTAGCGATATTAAGTTTACGGTACTTAGGGGCAGCACTACGCACCCCAATCAGTTTGTACTGCGCTCCAGTGTAGATAATTATGCCAGCAACATTTCTGCACCGGTTAGCATTAGCGGTACCACGACGCCTACGCTCATATCGTTCAATGCAGCAGCTCTTACCAATATCAATACAGCCGTTACTTTCAGGTTATATGCCTATGGTGCCACGGCAACCAGTGGTAATTTACTGGTGGGGCTTAACGATTTTCAGGTAAACGGCCAGGTACTTCAATTGCCTTAG
- the hepC gene encoding heparin-sulfate lyase HepC, whose protein sequence is MMLKKLLLTACLFCLSGVVLYAQEQPLGSNSFGSINLSHPGLKNVAKAMAKNDYEKAATQLLAYFRKSKAALSPGQTTQKVNPNTQQLADDILLHKFKPHKGYGTFDYGKDINWQFRPVKDQLLSTFLHRTTFWESLGTVYLATGDERYAKEWVFEVQDWISKNKQGAYADDKDYAWKAFVVSFRLNNWATFFNQFINSPNFTPKFLLAFLNAYNEQANYVMANYTDMGNHRLYEAEHLLLAGTSFPEFNQANTWRKSGITVLNAEITKQVYPDGVHFELSPSYHIGTISTFLRALKMAKDAGIASDFPQSYRNLVEKMCTAVPKFSFPDYTFPLYGNSFITNKTQMMKNYQAWAEVFPENSEIAYFATGGKSGAQPAYLSSALNNAGFYAFRNGWNQKATVMQIKAGPPAEFHSHPDNGNFVLWVKGRNFTPDAGSFIYANVGNQENSKRDWYRSTKAHQTLTLDDKTIENNAKLIKWQPVGDVQVLSYSNPGYKGLNHQRTFLFIDQSYFIIIDKASGALTGKLGIHYVLTEDAKAGVDKNNLQFNTTYADGNNLSIQVLNKTGINLKEEESFVSYEYQKEAARPAFVFEQEKLTGKPGTFVSLVMPYTGTNAPKAWLKENAGNNFETGKIDLTLTINGKEKTIKQQL, encoded by the coding sequence ATGATGTTAAAGAAATTATTGTTAACGGCTTGCCTTTTTTGCCTTTCGGGCGTTGTTTTATATGCCCAGGAGCAACCTTTAGGCAGCAATAGCTTCGGCAGTATAAATCTGTCGCACCCCGGCCTCAAAAATGTGGCCAAGGCTATGGCTAAAAACGACTACGAAAAAGCCGCCACACAGTTGCTGGCTTATTTCCGCAAAAGCAAAGCTGCATTAAGCCCTGGCCAAACTACCCAAAAGGTAAACCCCAATACGCAACAACTTGCCGATGATATTTTGCTGCACAAATTTAAACCGCACAAAGGTTACGGCACATTTGATTACGGGAAAGATATTAACTGGCAGTTTCGTCCGGTTAAAGACCAGTTGCTGAGCACTTTTTTGCACCGCACAACTTTCTGGGAATCGCTGGGTACCGTTTATTTAGCCACAGGTGATGAACGTTACGCCAAAGAATGGGTTTTTGAGGTGCAAGACTGGATTAGTAAGAACAAACAAGGCGCTTATGCCGATGATAAAGACTACGCCTGGAAAGCTTTTGTAGTTTCGTTTAGGTTAAACAATTGGGCTACTTTCTTTAACCAGTTTATTAATTCGCCAAATTTTACCCCAAAATTTTTATTGGCATTTCTAAATGCTTATAACGAACAAGCCAATTATGTAATGGCCAACTATACCGATATGGGCAATCACCGGTTGTACGAAGCAGAACATTTGCTTTTGGCAGGCACCAGTTTTCCTGAATTTAACCAGGCCAATACCTGGCGCAAAAGTGGTATAACGGTACTAAATGCCGAAATTACGAAACAGGTTTACCCCGATGGTGTACACTTCGAGTTGTCGCCCTCTTATCATATTGGTACCATTAGCACATTTTTACGTGCCTTAAAAATGGCCAAAGATGCCGGAATTGCAAGCGATTTCCCTCAGAGTTACCGCAACCTGGTAGAGAAAATGTGTACGGCAGTGCCTAAATTTTCGTTTCCAGATTATACTTTCCCCTTGTATGGCAATTCGTTTATCACCAACAAAACACAGATGATGAAGAACTACCAGGCCTGGGCTGAAGTGTTTCCTGAGAATAGCGAAATAGCCTATTTTGCTACAGGTGGCAAATCGGGCGCTCAACCTGCATATTTATCCAGTGCGCTAAACAACGCAGGTTTCTACGCTTTTAGAAATGGTTGGAACCAAAAAGCTACCGTAATGCAAATCAAGGCAGGGCCACCAGCCGAATTTCACTCACACCCCGATAATGGCAACTTTGTACTTTGGGTTAAGGGACGCAATTTTACGCCCGATGCCGGCAGCTTTATTTATGCCAATGTAGGCAATCAGGAAAACAGTAAAAGAGACTGGTACCGCAGTACCAAAGCGCATCAAACCCTCACCCTTGATGATAAAACCATTGAAAATAACGCCAAATTAATAAAGTGGCAACCTGTTGGCGATGTACAGGTACTGAGCTACAGCAATCCGGGCTATAAGGGTTTAAATCATCAGCGTACCTTCCTTTTTATCGATCAGTCGTACTTTATCATTATCGACAAGGCCAGTGGTGCATTAACCGGTAAATTGGGCATCCATTATGTGCTTACTGAGGATGCGAAAGCTGGTGTAGATAAAAACAACCTTCAGTTTAATACCACTTATGCTGATGGCAACAACCTGAGCATACAGGTATTAAACAAAACTGGTATTAACCTTAAAGAAGAAGAAAGCTTTGTTTCTTACGAATACCAGAAAGAGGCTGCGCGCCCCGCATTTGTTTTTGAGCAAGAGAAGCTTACAGGCAAGCCGGGTACTTTTGTAAGCCTGGTAATGCCCTATACCGGCACCAACGCCCCTAAAGCATGGTTAAAAGAAAATGCAGGCAATAATTTCGAAACCGGAAAAATAGACCTGACCTTAACCATAAACGGCAAGGAAAAAACCATTAAACAACAACTCTAA
- a CDS encoding alpha/beta hydrolase family protein has protein sequence MKNSFLVAICLFLFTCVANAAEVDTAVTYSKSMKKNIKAVVIKPDSYKSGKSYPVVYLLHGAGGSYAEWVKKVPGIKNLADQYQFIIVCPDGNVTSWYFDSPVDPEWKYETYVATELVSYIDEHYKTIAEKKGRAITGLSMGGHGAFYLAIKHQDVYGAVGSMSGGVDIKPFPNGWNISKRLGKQDEFPERWKQNSVIDMIYLIKPGSLAIAFECG, from the coding sequence ATGAAAAATAGCTTTTTAGTAGCCATTTGTTTATTCCTGTTTACCTGTGTTGCTAACGCCGCCGAAGTAGATACTGCTGTAACGTATAGCAAATCGATGAAAAAAAATATTAAGGCCGTGGTTATTAAACCAGATAGCTATAAAAGCGGAAAATCGTACCCTGTGGTTTACCTGTTACATGGTGCCGGAGGCAGTTATGCCGAATGGGTTAAAAAAGTGCCGGGAATTAAAAACCTGGCCGATCAATACCAGTTTATCATTGTATGCCCCGATGGTAATGTAACCAGCTGGTATTTCGATAGCCCGGTAGACCCAGAATGGAAATACGAAACCTATGTGGCTACCGAGCTGGTGAGCTACATTGATGAGCACTATAAAACCATTGCCGAAAAGAAGGGTAGGGCCATAACCGGTTTAAGTATGGGCGGCCATGGTGCATTTTACCTGGCCATTAAGCATCAGGATGTATATGGGGCTGTGGGGAGCATGAGCGGTGGGGTAGATATTAAACCTTTCCCTAACGGATGGAATATTTCGAAAAGATTGGGTAAACAGGATGAGTTTCCGGAACGCTGGAAACAGAATAGTGTAATTGATATGATTTATCTGATTAAGCCCGGATCGCTTGCTATAGCGTTTGAATGTGGGTAG
- a CDS encoding GDSL-type esterase/lipase family protein encodes MKLTSFLCVTMLVTTIMTKSIAQNKLQAANFITFNGYSNNFAEKLQKSEPVTVAFLGGSITNMEGWRAMVCNYLSKTYPQSKFKFINAGIPSLGSLPHSFRLQRDVLDSGKIDLLFIESAVNDHVNQTAEKTQRRALEGIIRHTLSKNSKTNIVLMAFADEDKNDDFDKGKVPTEVKVHSDLAEYYHLPFINLALEVDKRIANKEFSWAGDFKNLHPSPFGQQLYFNTIKTYLEENQKNTAKKATGGSPKILDKFAYTKGQYVNVTAAENLNTFNINKSWKPNDALETRPGFVNIPVLESTTRNSTFDLIFKGNAVGIAVLSGPDAGMLHYRIDNGAEKTIDLFSQWSTSLHLPWYLLLGDELGGGEHKLSVRISEYHNQKSAGYACRIAYFLVNAN; translated from the coding sequence ATGAAACTGACCTCTTTTCTTTGTGTTACCATGCTGGTAACCACAATTATGACTAAAAGTATTGCACAAAATAAGCTGCAAGCTGCCAACTTCATTACTTTTAATGGCTACAGCAACAATTTCGCTGAAAAACTTCAAAAAAGCGAACCTGTAACCGTTGCTTTTTTAGGCGGATCGATTACCAATATGGAAGGCTGGCGCGCAATGGTTTGCAATTACCTGTCTAAAACCTACCCGCAAAGCAAATTTAAATTTATCAATGCTGGTATCCCGTCGTTGGGTAGTTTGCCGCATAGTTTCCGCCTTCAGCGCGATGTGCTGGACAGTGGAAAAATAGACCTCCTGTTTATCGAGTCGGCGGTTAACGACCATGTAAACCAAACTGCAGAAAAGACACAGCGCCGTGCATTAGAAGGCATTATCAGACATACATTGAGCAAAAACTCAAAAACCAATATCGTATTGATGGCTTTTGCCGACGAAGATAAAAATGATGATTTCGATAAAGGCAAGGTACCAACAGAGGTAAAAGTACACAGCGATTTAGCCGAATATTACCACCTGCCATTTATTAACCTTGCACTAGAAGTAGATAAACGCATTGCCAACAAAGAATTTAGCTGGGCTGGTGATTTCAAAAACTTGCACCCTTCGCCCTTTGGGCAGCAGCTGTACTTTAACACCATTAAAACCTATCTGGAAGAAAACCAGAAAAATACCGCTAAGAAAGCTACTGGTGGCAGCCCTAAAATTTTGGATAAGTTTGCCTATACCAAAGGCCAATACGTTAACGTTACTGCCGCCGAAAATTTAAACACCTTTAACATCAACAAAAGCTGGAAACCAAATGATGCCCTGGAAACACGGCCTGGTTTTGTAAATATCCCCGTGCTCGAAAGCACTACCCGAAACAGTACTTTCGATTTAATTTTTAAAGGCAATGCTGTGGGTATTGCTGTTCTATCAGGTCCCGACGCGGGTATGCTGCATTACCGCATTGATAATGGAGCAGAAAAAACGATCGATTTGTTTAGTCAATGGAGTACAAGCCTGCATTTACCCTGGTATTTGCTGCTTGGCGATGAGCTGGGTGGTGGCGAACACAAATTAAGTGTACGCATTAGCGAGTATCATAACCAAAAATCAGCGGGTTATGCCTGCCGTATTGCTTACTTTTTGGTAAACGCCAATTAG